One stretch of Nicotiana tabacum cultivar K326 chromosome 18, ASM71507v2, whole genome shotgun sequence DNA includes these proteins:
- the LOC107794668 gene encoding uncharacterized protein LOC107794668 produces MTSLGKLGQWPLLVTALAICFIASTVVADYSYGYASPSPSYTSKKYYKLPSLPKYPVPTPYYKSPAVAKNYYKSPVPAKYYKSPAPVKYYKSPAPAKYYKSPAPTKYYKSPAPTKFYKSPVPSKNYYKSPSPAKYYKSPSPIKYYKSPAPSKYYKSPEPTKYYKSPIYKSPPPPTYYEKSPSYYKSPPPPPKYYEQSPYYKSPPPPPKYYEQSPSSYKSPPPPYYKESTPSYKSPPPPPTYYEPSPISYNLPSLPKTYEKSPSYYPPPPSENYYKQTPTYASPPPPEKYEQSAIYASPPPPSASPPPTYY; encoded by the coding sequence ATGACAAGCTTAGGGAAATTGGGGCAATGGCCTTTACTTGTAACTGCTTTGGCAATTTGCTTTATAGCTAGCACTGTTGTTGCTGATTACTCTTATGGGTATGCTTCTCCCTCACCTTCTTACACCTCTAAGAAGTATTACAAATTACCATCTCTACCCAAGTACCCAGTACCTACTCCTTACTATAAGTCGCCTGCTGTTGCAAAGAACTACTATAAGTCACCAGTTCCCGCAAAATATTACAAGTCGCCAGCTCCCGTAAAATATTACAAGTCGCCAGCTCCCGCAAAATACTACAAATCGCCAGCTCccacaaaatactacaagtcGCCAGCTCCAACAAAATTCTACAAATCACCAGTTCCTTCAAAGAACTACTACAAGTCGCCATCACCTGCAAAGTACTACAAGTCACCATCTCCAATAAAATATTACAAATCGCCTGCTCCCTCTAAATACTATAAGTCACCAGAACCAACAAAATATTACAAGTCCCCAATTTATAAGTCTCCACCACCACCAACTTATTATGAAAAATCACCTTCGTATTACAAGTCACCTCCACCTCCTCCAAAATACTATGAGCAATCACCTTATTATAAGTCACCTCCACCCCCACCAAAATACTATGAGCAATCACCATCTTCTTATAAATCTCCACCTCCACCATACTATAAAGAATCTACGCCTTCCTATAAATCTCCTCCACCTCCACCAACATACTACGAGCCATCACCTATAAGTTACAACTTGCCGTCTCTACCAAAAACCTATGAAAAATCACCATCTTATTACCCACCTCCACCATCCGAAAATTATTACAAGCAAACTCCTACTTATGCCTCACCTCCACCGCCTGAGAAGTACGAGCAATCCGCTATCTATGCTTCACCTCCACCCCCATCAGCATCTCCTCCGCCAACCTACTACTAA
- the LOC107794667 gene encoding uncharacterized protein LOC107794667 has protein sequence MTSLWKLGQWLLLVTALAICFVASTVVADYSYGHASPSPSYTSKKYYKSPSPSKYHVPIPYYKSPIPAKHYYKSPTPAKYYKSPALVKYYKAPVPAKYYKVPAHVKNYKSPAPVKYYKSPTPAKYYKSPTPSKNYYKSPVPSKNYYKSPAPSKYYYKSPSPAKYYKSPSPAKYYKSPTPTTYYKSPTPTNYKSPPPPTYYEKSPSYYKSPPPPPKYYEQSPYYKSPPPPPKYYEQSPSSYKSPPPPYYKESTPSYKSPPPPPKYYEQSPIIYNLPSLPKTYEKSPSYYSSPPPTNYYKQTPTYASPPPPEKYEQSAIYASPPPPSASPPPTYY, from the coding sequence ATGACAAGCTTATGGAAGCTGGGACAATGGCTTTTACTTGTAACTGCTTTGGCAATTTGCTTTGTAGCCAGCACTGTTGTTGCTGATTACTCTTATGGGCATGCTTCTCCCTCACCTTCTTACACCTCTAAGAAGTATTACAAATCTCCATCTCCATCCAAGTATCATGTACCTATTCCTTACTATAAGTCACCTATTCCTGCAAAGCACTACTACAAGTCGCCAACTCCCGCAAAATACTATAAATCTCCAGCTCTCGTAAAATATTACAAGGCGCCAGTTCCCGCAAAATACTACAAGGTGCCAGCTCATGTAAAGAACTACAAATCGCCAGCTCCCGTAAAATACTACAAGTCACCAACTCCCGCAAAATACTACAAATCACCAACTCCTTCAAAGAACTACTACAAGTCACCAGTTCCTTCAAAGAACTACTACAAGTCGCCAGCTCCATCAAAATACTATTACAAGTCGCCATCTCCGGCAAAGTACTACAAATCGCCATCGCCTGCAAAGTACTACAAGTCACCAACCCCAACAACTTATTACAAATCGCCTACGCCCACCAACTACAAGTCTCCACCACCACCAACTTATTATGAGAAATCACCTTCGTATTAcaaatcacctccacctcctccGAAATACTATGAGCAATCACCTTATTACAAgtcacccccacccccaccaaAATACTATGAGCAATCACCATCTTCTTACAAATCTCCACCTCCACCGTACTATAAAGAATCTACACCTTCCTATAAATCTCCTCCACCTCCACCAAAATACTACGAACAATCACCTATAATTTACAACTTGCCGTCTCTACCAAAAACCTATGAAAAATCACCATCTTATTACTCATCTCCGCCACCCACAAACTATTACAAGCAAACTCCCACCTATGCCTCTCCTCCACCACCTGAGAAGTACGAGCAATCCGCTATCTATGCTTCACCTCCACCCCCATCGGCATCTCCTCCTCCAACCTACTACTAA